A single Natrinema pellirubrum DSM 15624 DNA region contains:
- a CDS encoding class I SAM-dependent methyltransferase yields the protein MAGNRDRTQRRDESDVKRGDVRETYDRIATHFASTREYAWPEVESFVASHATDRGSDAVGLDLGCGNCRHAELLAAECGSVVGLDVSRGLLETGRERALERRFDVELVQGDAAALPLTDDGVDLAVYVATLHHLPTRAARLASLDELARVLSPDGRALVSAWSTAHDRFDATEGFDTTVEWTLPGGEPVDRFYHIYAPEEFEADLAASDLTLREWELSSGNCYATVVGAGQSG from the coding sequence ATGGCCGGGAACCGGGACCGAACGCAGCGTCGGGACGAAAGTGATGTGAAACGCGGCGATGTCCGGGAGACGTACGACCGGATCGCGACTCACTTCGCGTCCACGCGCGAGTACGCGTGGCCGGAGGTCGAATCGTTCGTCGCGTCCCACGCGACCGATCGGGGCTCCGATGCGGTGGGGCTCGACCTGGGCTGTGGCAACTGTCGCCACGCCGAACTGCTCGCAGCCGAGTGTGGGTCCGTCGTCGGCCTCGACGTGAGCCGTGGCCTGCTCGAGACGGGTCGGGAACGCGCCCTCGAGCGGAGGTTCGACGTTGAGTTGGTCCAGGGAGACGCGGCCGCGCTGCCGCTTACTGACGACGGCGTCGACCTAGCGGTCTACGTCGCGACGCTGCATCACCTGCCGACGCGAGCGGCACGGCTGGCAAGCCTCGACGAACTCGCTCGCGTGTTGTCCCCGGACGGTCGTGCGTTGGTCAGTGCGTGGTCGACCGCTCACGACCGGTTCGATGCGACTGAGGGATTCGATACGACCGTCGAGTGGACCCTCCCCGGCGGCGAGCCGGTCGATCGGTTCTATCATATTTACGCGCCCGAGGAGTTCGAGGCCGACCTCGCTGCCAGCGACCTCACGCTCCGGGAGTGGGAACTCTCGAGCGGGAACTGTTATGCCACGGTCGTGGGCGCGGGCCAGTCGGGATAG
- a CDS encoding helix-turn-helix domain-containing protein gives MRQSGTWMTIWDDRILEISRDEDAGRVGDLTERDAIRISPSSVSRRCKKLAEHGLLTPLGNGVYTITERGEAYLDEEYDAENETYLNGGDSRDGPSASGTTQS, from the coding sequence ATGAGACAATCTGGGACATGGATGACGATCTGGGATGATCGGATCCTCGAGATCAGTCGTGACGAAGATGCAGGTCGGGTTGGGGATCTCACTGAGAGGGACGCTATTCGTATCTCTCCGTCCTCGGTATCCCGACGATGCAAGAAACTTGCAGAACATGGTCTTCTTACTCCTCTTGGAAACGGAGTCTATACGATTACCGAGCGAGGCGAAGCATACCTCGATGAGGAGTACGACGCCGAAAACGAGACCTACCTCAACGGCGGCGACTCGAGAGACGGACCGAGTGCCAGTGGAACCACTCAATCCTAA
- a CDS encoding tyrosine-type recombinase/integrase → MRLKPYPQREGKRVWLSEDELQAVIDEAEDNRQMIAFLLAGRCGLRRCEIVQITPADVVETPTGTHLRVWEDVAKQEHYREPPVPDQLATYIDAHTDAAGIAPDEPVVDVTAKTVYRWVQRAAERLHAESGDRGWSFLDVHDLRRTWGTNLLEQGVLPSVVMDWGGWEDWETFRRHYLGEFSPEAIRRERGKVNYLEDDVSSRIEVVQPPATTTETNHVH, encoded by the coding sequence ATGAGACTGAAGCCCTACCCGCAACGCGAAGGGAAGCGCGTGTGGTTGAGTGAAGACGAACTGCAGGCCGTGATCGACGAGGCGGAGGACAACCGCCAGATGATCGCGTTCCTGCTCGCCGGTCGATGTGGACTCCGTCGCTGCGAGATCGTCCAGATAACGCCCGCCGATGTCGTCGAGACGCCGACCGGGACGCACCTGCGCGTCTGGGAGGATGTCGCGAAACAGGAACACTACCGTGAGCCACCGGTCCCTGACCAACTGGCGACGTATATCGACGCCCACACCGACGCCGCCGGGATCGCACCGGACGAACCGGTCGTCGACGTGACCGCCAAGACAGTCTACCGCTGGGTGCAGCGAGCTGCCGAACGACTCCACGCCGAGAGCGGCGATCGCGGCTGGTCGTTTCTCGATGTCCACGACCTGCGGCGGACCTGGGGGACGAATCTACTCGAGCAGGGTGTCCTACCGTCAGTTGTGATGGACTGGGGCGGCTGGGAAGATTGGGAAACGTTCCGGCGGCACTACCTCGGTGAATTCTCGCCAGAGGCGATTCGACGGGAGCGGGGGAAGGTAAATTACCTCGAAGATGATGTCTCAAGTAGGATCGAAGTCGTGCAGCCACCGGCAACAACGACCGAAACGAACCACGTTCACTGA
- a CDS encoding type II toxin-antitoxin system death-on-curing family toxin, translated as MRYLSVDDVLTIHELIVEDDPETDPGVQHRSDIGYATGFIEAGAFGQKPETIHEKAFHLMRLLTANHPFVDGNKRTALSSTVAFYALNGFDFDYGNEIRTLLKQLATDESEVDQQAAIEQFEETAAPIDPDVQVAVLSFFDLEERARNDYPGSDQNEG; from the coding sequence ATGAGATATCTGAGCGTCGACGACGTACTGACGATTCACGAACTGATCGTCGAGGACGATCCGGAGACGGATCCGGGTGTGCAACACCGATCGGACATCGGATACGCGACCGGCTTTATCGAAGCCGGCGCGTTCGGCCAGAAGCCTGAGACGATCCACGAAAAGGCATTTCACCTCATGCGGCTGTTGACGGCAAACCATCCGTTCGTCGACGGCAACAAGCGGACCGCACTTTCGTCGACGGTCGCCTTCTACGCCCTCAACGGGTTCGACTTTGACTACGGAAACGAGATTCGGACCCTCCTGAAGCAACTCGCAACGGACGAGAGCGAAGTCGACCAGCAAGCCGCTATCGAGCAGTTCGAAGAGACGGCGGCTCCGATCGATCCAGACGTACAGGTCGCGGTTCTCAGTTTCTTCGATCTCGAGGAACGGGCACGAAACGACTATCCCGGTAGCGATCAAAACGAGGGATAA
- a CDS encoding Fic family protein, giving the protein MRTRELPEEAPGHYLESHPHPYYVPDKLPLSRGIDIDDELTERIADASFQLGRIDGISPTVDFSPVLYTSLVRLEAVETAEIEGADVDVDEVYAHHTRTSGDETVDVSRDLQEVLNAERALQKGFNAIKQGESITLDLLQSLHELLLENVRNEGEVVGDWRTTDVHLPSPYASQPPFVPPPHGSVSELMDSLETYIQMGGQYHPLVDLAITHYQFETIHPCEDGNGRLGRILIVLQLCAAGYLSEPYLYPSAYFNRNKQEYVEKMRAVSETGDWRDWIAFFIEGIEVQARDSYERTQRLIELRRDYEQRYPHQKTSHRLARGVFDMPYFTPNDVQDEYDVSRQTAYNAIEELVSDGVLVETTGKQRNQEYKAIDIFDILERRPDH; this is encoded by the coding sequence ATGCGGACTCGAGAACTTCCGGAAGAGGCTCCTGGCCACTATCTCGAGTCTCATCCACATCCATACTACGTTCCGGACAAGCTCCCCCTCTCGAGGGGGATCGATATCGACGACGAACTCACGGAGCGTATCGCCGACGCGTCCTTTCAACTCGGCCGGATCGACGGGATCAGTCCAACCGTCGATTTCTCGCCGGTTCTCTACACGTCACTCGTCCGCCTCGAGGCCGTCGAGACCGCCGAAATAGAAGGGGCCGATGTCGACGTGGACGAGGTATACGCCCATCACACGCGGACCAGCGGAGACGAGACCGTCGACGTGAGTCGGGACTTGCAGGAGGTTCTGAACGCCGAACGTGCCCTTCAGAAGGGATTCAACGCGATCAAACAGGGCGAGTCGATAACGCTCGATCTCCTCCAGTCGCTCCACGAGTTGCTCCTCGAAAACGTCCGGAACGAGGGTGAGGTCGTCGGAGACTGGCGGACGACCGATGTCCACCTTCCCTCTCCGTACGCCAGTCAACCGCCGTTCGTTCCCCCGCCGCACGGATCGGTGTCCGAGCTGATGGACTCGCTAGAGACGTACATCCAGATGGGCGGCCAATATCACCCGCTCGTCGATCTCGCGATTACGCATTACCAGTTCGAGACGATTCACCCCTGTGAGGACGGGAACGGCCGACTCGGCCGCATTCTCATCGTCCTACAGCTCTGCGCTGCGGGCTATCTGAGCGAGCCGTATCTCTATCCGAGCGCCTACTTCAATCGCAACAAGCAGGAATACGTCGAGAAGATGCGCGCTGTGAGCGAAACCGGGGACTGGCGCGACTGGATCGCGTTCTTCATCGAAGGGATCGAGGTGCAGGCACGGGACTCGTACGAGCGGACACAGCGGCTGATAGAACTTCGGCGCGACTACGAGCAACGGTATCCGCACCAGAAAACGAGCCATCGCCTTGCGCGGGGCGTCTTCGACATGCCGTACTTCACCCCCAACGATGTCCAAGACGAGTACGATGTCAGTCGACAGACCGCGTACAACGCCATCGAGGAGTTAGTATCCGACGGAGTCCTCGTCGAGACGACTGGCAAACAGCGGAATCAGGAGTACAAAGCGATCGATATCTTCGACATCCTCGAGCGACGGCCGGATCACTAA
- a CDS encoding Eco57I restriction-modification methylase domain-containing protein, with protein sequence MQSPHVRAVHGPFSSAFLERRLPETDEWDTIDDADCRETFDDLRRCWERVRDSAATDAIEERFVRPAFRTLGLSVVPIESTGPPRSRPDYAILAGDDGAERTARTDRPDRADLDAAASEVPDAAVAIADVRSWGRDLDGRGAAGDDRPAENPSHRLHVAVQENDVRWGVLTNGRRWRLYDASTSGRLDSYYEVDLPAILEADDHEAFRYVYYFFRGAAFRPNAEGDCVLDRAAERSAGHAQTLRDNLRSNVAEAVAVVADGLLASPATDLDRDALDESDRELLFEASLTAVYRLLIGVVVERERTDSSANDRFDGGGLRSCMRSIALGPDASVQSDASDDIGGDDAWTCLEDRLERLAGVSSSRSADERSSPALCFLAAHGVRDDSLSHALDLLARRDGNGRLAFVPASLDVRDLGRVYERLLEARLEIADEPLALIDGEYVPADGGPVAVDRGEPYLAADGSHRKTSGSYYTPPSMVEYVVDRTVGPLLSEIRADLADHDPEADAPFAERVADRVFDLAVLDPAMGSGHFLTAVVDALTRALVAAQERQARERGLESLASERDADWARRRVAQHCVYGVDRRPLAVELATASLRLRTLTADRPPVALEGHLRAGNALVGSDRDPLGTATPGRGEPIDRDPHRRRLETIANVRTARAFGLECVPDDAVDRLLAALDGDGDEAWDRLSRTEWFTAAQQAAAANGFLHWGLAFPERFSDPAGRPLDDPGFDAVVGNPPWVATAGRADISASLEPTLRSYLADAFVTTENQFDLYVACYERAVRLSTDGRVGFVVPDSILTREGNAPLREFLLANAPPSTIVRVGAAFDGVETGAAIVVSGGDTSSDGDAMVDCADTTDVGDLDALSYKSIPGSVFESQDAARFRIYLDAETRRVLSTLEERPALGSFIDISRGEEIGKRADSLADSPGANRRPIAPGAAIRRYGLDTDELRYVDPADLAKAERQYESPKLLLRQTGDALVAAYDADDLATIKSVYNVRLESGSAAALKHLLGVLNSSVLAFYHHYKHAAYRAVFPQLNQSTVESLPVPMADAPDPELVAAVDERRSLTAERATLSLALPDYLGDYRTGPSVGDLPIVRRADGVATTPLVATTTDRPTLKLGSVTVDDGTTFRLSATVRYKPDDAAVDTDRWGYAETDPIPALEITDPDDDRAALLAAFVPHAVSAGDGAASCRRDATKTISPLDRLESLALPRLEDVADGLAAYREARERVAALDTRLEALDRRIDERVSALYDLSETERETVRREFGDE encoded by the coding sequence ATGCAGTCGCCACACGTTCGCGCCGTTCACGGCCCGTTCTCGAGCGCCTTCCTCGAGCGGCGGCTCCCGGAGACCGACGAGTGGGATACGATCGACGACGCCGACTGCCGCGAGACGTTCGACGACCTGCGCCGCTGTTGGGAGCGGGTCCGTGACTCGGCGGCGACCGACGCCATCGAGGAGCGATTCGTTCGTCCGGCGTTCCGGACTCTTGGACTGTCGGTCGTCCCGATCGAGTCGACCGGGCCACCGCGAAGTCGGCCGGATTACGCGATTCTGGCGGGCGACGACGGGGCCGAGCGCACGGCGCGAACCGACCGTCCAGATCGTGCCGATTTGGACGCGGCCGCGAGCGAGGTCCCGGACGCGGCCGTCGCGATCGCCGACGTCAGGTCGTGGGGCCGAGACCTCGACGGGCGCGGGGCCGCCGGAGACGATCGACCCGCCGAGAACCCCAGTCACAGGCTCCACGTCGCCGTGCAGGAGAACGACGTTCGCTGGGGTGTCCTGACGAACGGCCGGCGATGGCGGCTCTACGACGCCTCGACCAGCGGCCGGCTGGATTCGTACTACGAAGTCGACCTTCCCGCGATCCTCGAGGCCGACGATCACGAAGCGTTCAGGTACGTCTACTACTTCTTTCGCGGCGCTGCCTTTCGCCCGAACGCCGAGGGCGACTGCGTCCTCGATCGCGCAGCCGAACGGTCGGCCGGCCACGCGCAGACACTCCGGGACAACCTCCGATCGAACGTCGCCGAGGCCGTCGCCGTCGTCGCCGACGGCTTACTCGCGTCGCCCGCTACCGACCTCGATCGGGACGCCCTCGACGAGAGCGACCGCGAACTGCTCTTCGAGGCCTCCCTCACCGCCGTCTATCGGCTGCTGATCGGGGTCGTGGTCGAACGCGAACGGACGGACTCGAGCGCGAACGACCGGTTTGACGGCGGCGGCCTGCGGTCGTGCATGCGCTCGATCGCGCTCGGTCCCGACGCGTCAGTGCAGTCCGACGCATCCGACGATATCGGCGGGGACGACGCCTGGACGTGCCTCGAGGATCGACTCGAGCGACTGGCCGGCGTCTCTAGCTCCCGCTCCGCGGACGAGCGCTCGAGCCCCGCATTGTGCTTTCTCGCCGCACACGGTGTCCGCGACGACAGCCTGTCGCACGCGCTCGACCTGCTCGCCCGACGGGACGGGAACGGGCGGCTCGCGTTCGTCCCCGCGTCGCTCGACGTCCGCGACCTCGGACGCGTCTACGAACGGCTGCTCGAGGCGCGCCTCGAGATCGCCGACGAACCACTCGCGCTGATTGACGGCGAGTACGTCCCGGCCGACGGGGGCCCCGTCGCCGTCGACCGGGGGGAGCCGTATCTCGCCGCCGACGGGAGCCACCGGAAGACCTCGGGCTCGTACTACACGCCGCCGTCCATGGTCGAGTACGTCGTCGATCGAACCGTCGGGCCGCTCCTGTCGGAGATCCGCGCCGACCTCGCAGATCACGACCCCGAGGCGGACGCGCCGTTCGCGGAACGGGTCGCCGACCGCGTGTTCGATCTCGCCGTCCTCGACCCCGCGATGGGCAGCGGCCACTTCCTGACCGCGGTCGTCGACGCGCTCACCCGAGCCCTCGTCGCCGCACAGGAACGACAGGCCCGCGAGCGGGGACTCGAGTCCCTCGCCTCCGAGCGCGACGCCGACTGGGCCCGCCGACGGGTCGCCCAGCACTGCGTCTACGGCGTCGATCGCCGTCCCCTCGCGGTGGAACTGGCGACCGCGTCGCTCCGGCTCCGGACGCTGACCGCCGACCGGCCGCCCGTGGCCCTCGAGGGTCATCTCCGGGCCGGGAACGCACTGGTCGGCAGCGACCGCGACCCGCTCGGAACGGCGACCCCGGGACGGGGGGAACCGATCGATCGCGATCCCCACCGCCGGCGACTCGAGACGATCGCGAACGTTCGGACCGCCCGCGCGTTCGGCCTCGAGTGTGTCCCGGACGACGCGGTCGATCGGCTGCTGGCCGCGCTCGACGGTGACGGAGACGAAGCGTGGGATCGTCTTTCACGGACCGAGTGGTTCACCGCCGCACAGCAGGCGGCTGCGGCCAACGGCTTCCTCCACTGGGGGCTGGCGTTCCCCGAACGGTTCTCCGACCCGGCTGGCCGCCCGCTCGACGACCCCGGCTTCGACGCGGTCGTCGGCAACCCGCCCTGGGTCGCGACCGCGGGCCGGGCCGACATCAGCGCGTCGCTCGAGCCCACGCTCCGCTCGTACCTCGCGGACGCGTTCGTCACGACCGAGAACCAGTTCGACCTCTACGTCGCCTGCTACGAACGGGCGGTCCGCCTGTCGACGGACGGGCGCGTCGGGTTCGTCGTCCCTGACTCGATCCTCACCCGCGAGGGCAACGCGCCACTCAGGGAATTCCTTCTGGCGAACGCCCCGCCGTCGACGATCGTCCGCGTCGGCGCGGCGTTCGACGGCGTCGAAACGGGCGCGGCGATCGTCGTCAGCGGCGGCGACACCTCCAGCGACGGCGATGCCATGGTCGACTGTGCCGATACGACCGACGTAGGTGACCTCGACGCGCTGTCCTACAAATCGATCCCCGGCTCGGTCTTCGAGTCGCAGGACGCCGCCCGGTTTCGCATCTATCTGGACGCCGAGACGCGACGCGTGCTGTCGACGCTCGAGGAACGGCCGGCTCTGGGTTCGTTTATCGACATCTCCCGCGGCGAAGAGATCGGCAAGCGCGCCGATTCCCTCGCCGACAGCCCGGGGGCAAACCGCCGTCCGATCGCGCCCGGCGCGGCGATCCGCCGGTACGGACTCGACACGGACGAACTCCGATACGTCGATCCGGCCGACCTGGCGAAAGCCGAGCGACAGTACGAGAGCCCGAAACTCCTCCTCCGACAGACCGGCGACGCCCTCGTCGCCGCCTACGACGCCGACGACCTCGCGACGATCAAGTCGGTATACAACGTCCGGCTCGAGTCGGGATCGGCGGCCGCGCTGAAACACCTGCTCGGCGTCCTGAACTCGTCGGTACTCGCCTTCTATCACCACTACAAACACGCCGCCTATCGCGCCGTCTTCCCCCAGCTCAACCAGTCCACCGTCGAGTCGTTGCCCGTTCCGATGGCCGACGCTCCCGATCCGGAACTCGTCGCAGCCGTCGACGAACGGCGCTCGCTGACCGCCGAGCGAGCCACCCTCTCGCTGGCGCTTCCCGACTACCTCGGCGACTACCGAACTGGTCCGTCGGTCGGCGACCTCCCCATCGTCCGTCGAGCTGACGGCGTAGCGACGACGCCCCTCGTGGCGACGACGACCGATCGGCCGACCCTGAAACTCGGCTCCGTCACCGTCGACGACGGCACGACGTTCCGACTCTCGGCGACCGTCCGGTACAAGCCCGACGACGCTGCCGTCGACACCGACCGCTGGGGGTACGCCGAAACCGATCCCATCCCCGCTCTCGAGATCACCGATCCCGACGACGACCGGGCAGCGCTGCTCGCGGCGTTCGTCCCCCACGCGGTCTCGGCAGGCGACGGGGCCGCGAGTTGCAGACGCGACGCGACGAAGACGATCTCCCCGCTCGATCGACTCGAGTCGCTGGCCCTACCCCGACTCGAGGACGTCGCCGACGGACTCGCGGCCTATCGTGAGGCTCGGGAGCGTGTAGCGGCGTTGGACACACGACTCGAGGCGCTCGACCGCCGGATCGACGAGCGAGTCAGTGCGTTGTACGACCTTTCGGAGACGGAGCGCGAGACCGTCCGACGCGAGTTCGGGGACGAGTGA
- a CDS encoding SDR family oxidoreductase, with amino-acid sequence MPSTALVTGCSSGIGYETARALLDEGWRVYATARDRDRPGLERLADRGADIAALDLTEPEAPGRVVSRIREEAGGVDCLVNNAGYGQFGPVEDVPTRLLERQFAVHCFGPHRLIRAVLPGMRERGRGRIVNVTSAADRLALAGIGGYTASKWALASLSDALRQELSETEIAVVVVQPGIVATPFYDRALAAVEDAAASAESPRPDADGATPDHDPTTAARRNVTVVGSDGNTDLYRILERLRAVEGGGPFVNEPERVAETVREAATARTPDTHYRVGPVPLLGSLYGTLVPATIRDRLTRLGIRLAASEPVLDLLERRTPDAAPDRYPRGDR; translated from the coding sequence ATGCCATCGACCGCACTCGTGACCGGCTGTTCGTCCGGGATCGGCTACGAAACCGCCCGCGCCCTGCTGGACGAGGGGTGGCGCGTCTACGCGACCGCTCGCGATCGTGACCGGCCGGGCCTCGAGCGGCTGGCCGACCGCGGGGCCGACATCGCGGCGCTCGATCTCACCGAGCCCGAGGCGCCCGGCCGCGTCGTCTCGCGGATCCGCGAGGAGGCCGGCGGCGTCGACTGTCTGGTCAACAACGCGGGCTACGGGCAGTTCGGGCCCGTCGAGGACGTGCCGACCCGCCTGCTCGAGCGCCAGTTCGCGGTTCACTGTTTCGGGCCACACCGGTTGATTCGTGCGGTATTGCCGGGGATGCGCGAACGGGGTCGCGGCCGGATCGTGAACGTGACCAGCGCCGCGGACCGGCTCGCGCTTGCTGGTATCGGGGGTTACACGGCCTCGAAGTGGGCGCTGGCGAGTCTCAGCGACGCGCTTCGACAGGAGTTGTCGGAGACCGAGATCGCGGTCGTCGTCGTCCAGCCGGGGATCGTCGCGACGCCGTTCTACGACCGCGCGCTGGCGGCCGTCGAGGACGCGGCCGCGAGCGCGGAGTCGCCGCGACCCGACGCCGACGGGGCGACCCCCGATCACGACCCCACGACCGCGGCGCGCAGGAACGTGACCGTCGTCGGATCGGACGGGAACACCGACCTCTATCGGATCCTCGAGCGGCTCCGAGCCGTCGAGGGCGGCGGGCCGTTCGTCAACGAACCCGAGCGGGTTGCCGAGACGGTCCGGGAGGCCGCGACCGCTCGAACTCCCGACACGCACTACCGCGTCGGGCCGGTCCCGCTGCTGGGCTCGCTGTACGGCACTCTCGTTCCCGCGACGATCCGGGACCGACTCACTCGACTCGGGATCCGCCTCGCCGCGAGCGAACCCGTGCTGGACCTGCTCGAGCGACGGACGCCCGACGCCGCGCCGGATCGGTATCCGCGCGGTGATCGATGA
- the leuS gene encoding leucine--tRNA ligase, with the protein MTSHYDHAQVQEFWQYVWERDDVYELDDDAVDPTYVLGMFPYTSGTLHMGHVRNYAITDAYARYRRMRGDDVLHPMGWDAFGLPAENAAFERKTDPRSWTEACIRRMREELETMGFGYDWSREITTCEPDYYRWNQWLFERFYEEDLVEYEAAAVNWCPDCETVLADAQVSEDDGERVCWRCETPVGRRELDQWFFTITDYAEELHEGLDDLEGWPEGVREIQRNWIGRQEGTRITFDVSHDGGSDDDRGDGSDAGTVDVFSTRPETIHGATYLAVSPGHDLARELAETDDAVAEYVDTARTRDPDEVGFDGVETDATAVHPLTGDELPVYVAGYVLEDVGTGAVMGVPAHNERDHAFADEHDLPIERVIRPADDADVETAAYTGEGVLEESGEYDGVASERARERIVAENDALEADVTYRLRDWLISRQRYWGTPIPIVHCDDCGPVTVPEDELPVELPEFVRTTGNPLDAAEEWKETTCPDCGASAERETDTMDTFVDSSWYYLRFLSPDLADAPFDVDRADDWLPVDVYVGGDEHAVLHLLYTRFFTKALADLGLLEEREPIRELKSQGTVLYDGEKMSSSKGNVVVPEEYGAETTRLFVLSAAHPEQDFEWTANNVRGAYDLQQTLYGMAADFVDEGDTRIERRDHDDYVAREIDRTIAAATEEYERFRFHRAATEIRELARLLRRYREYDRPNGAVHRRGLLTLAALIAPMAPHLGEECWNKLRGERLVVEADWPEPDGDVGAYQRERQLVDRTLEDVRDIVDVADIDEPDRIELVVAADWKYRAAELVADAAGGDGIDVDGIVDRLFDHGALEIAADRERVAAFVGRLTGRDGGDGEDMLPADRELAVLERADWLVTDEFGATVAVRQADAADDLAAKARPGKPAIRIE; encoded by the coding sequence ATGACGAGTCATTACGATCACGCGCAGGTGCAGGAGTTCTGGCAGTACGTCTGGGAACGCGACGACGTCTACGAACTCGACGACGACGCCGTCGACCCGACGTACGTCCTTGGGATGTTTCCCTACACGTCGGGGACGCTTCACATGGGACACGTCCGTAACTACGCGATCACGGACGCCTACGCCCGCTATCGGCGAATGCGCGGCGACGACGTCCTCCACCCGATGGGGTGGGACGCGTTCGGCCTCCCCGCGGAGAACGCTGCCTTCGAGCGCAAGACCGACCCCCGCTCGTGGACCGAGGCCTGCATCCGGCGCATGCGCGAGGAACTCGAGACGATGGGCTTTGGCTACGACTGGTCGCGCGAGATCACCACCTGCGAGCCGGACTATTACCGGTGGAACCAGTGGCTGTTCGAACGCTTCTACGAGGAGGACCTCGTCGAGTACGAGGCGGCGGCGGTCAACTGGTGTCCGGACTGCGAAACGGTGCTGGCCGACGCGCAGGTCAGTGAGGACGATGGCGAGCGGGTCTGCTGGCGCTGTGAGACGCCCGTCGGGCGGCGGGAACTCGACCAGTGGTTCTTCACGATCACCGACTACGCCGAGGAACTCCACGAAGGACTCGACGACCTCGAGGGCTGGCCCGAGGGGGTCCGCGAGATACAGCGAAACTGGATCGGCCGACAGGAGGGAACAAGGATCACGTTCGACGTGTCCCACGATGGGGGCAGCGACGACGACCGCGGTGACGGTAGTGACGCCGGCACCGTCGACGTGTTCAGCACCCGCCCCGAAACGATCCACGGCGCGACCTACCTCGCGGTCTCGCCCGGCCACGACCTCGCCCGGGAGCTGGCCGAGACCGACGACGCCGTCGCCGAGTACGTCGACACCGCCCGCACCCGTGACCCCGACGAGGTCGGCTTCGACGGTGTCGAGACCGACGCGACCGCCGTCCACCCCCTGACCGGCGACGAACTGCCGGTCTACGTCGCCGGCTACGTCCTCGAGGACGTCGGGACCGGGGCCGTGATGGGCGTCCCCGCACACAACGAGCGCGACCACGCCTTCGCCGACGAACACGACCTGCCGATCGAGCGCGTGATCCGACCCGCAGACGACGCCGACGTCGAAACGGCGGCCTACACCGGCGAGGGCGTTCTCGAGGAAAGCGGCGAGTACGACGGCGTGGCGAGCGAGCGTGCCCGCGAGCGGATCGTGGCGGAAAACGACGCCCTCGAGGCCGACGTCACCTACCGGCTGCGCGATTGGTTGATCTCCCGGCAGCGCTACTGGGGGACGCCGATCCCGATCGTTCACTGCGACGACTGCGGCCCCGTCACGGTGCCCGAGGACGAACTTCCCGTCGAACTCCCCGAGTTCGTCCGGACGACCGGAAACCCGTTAGACGCCGCTGAGGAGTGGAAAGAGACGACGTGCCCGGACTGCGGCGCGTCGGCCGAGCGCGAGACCGACACGATGGACACCTTCGTCGACTCCTCGTGGTACTACCTGCGATTCCTCTCGCCCGACCTCGCGGACGCACCCTTCGACGTCGACCGTGCCGACGACTGGCTGCCCGTCGACGTCTACGTCGGCGGCGACGAACACGCCGTCTTGCACCTGCTCTACACCCGCTTTTTCACGAAGGCGCTTGCCGATCTCGGACTGCTCGAGGAACGGGAACCGATTCGGGAACTCAAGAGTCAGGGGACGGTCCTGTACGACGGCGAAAAGATGTCCAGTTCGAAAGGCAACGTCGTCGTCCCCGAGGAGTACGGCGCGGAGACGACCCGGCTGTTCGTCCTCTCGGCGGCCCACCCCGAACAGGACTTCGAGTGGACCGCCAACAACGTCCGCGGGGCCTACGACCTCCAGCAGACCCTCTACGGGATGGCCGCGGACTTCGTCGACGAGGGCGACACCCGAATTGAGCGCCGCGACCACGACGACTACGTGGCCCGGGAGATCGACCGAACCATCGCGGCGGCGACCGAGGAGTACGAACGATTCCGATTCCATCGGGCCGCCACCGAGATCCGGGAACTCGCCCGACTGCTCCGGCGCTACCGCGAGTACGACCGTCCCAACGGCGCGGTCCACCGACGCGGTCTGCTGACCCTGGCCGCGCTGATCGCGCCGATGGCCCCCCACCTCGGCGAGGAGTGTTGGAACAAGCTCCGCGGCGAGAGACTGGTCGTCGAGGCCGACTGGCCCGAACCCGACGGCGACGTCGGGGCCTACCAGCGAGAACGCCAACTCGTCGACCGCACCCTCGAGGACGTCCGGGACATCGTCGACGTCGCCGACATCGACGAGCCCGACCGGATCGAACTGGTCGTCGCCGCCGACTGGAAGTACCGGGCGGCCGAACTGGTCGCCGACGCCGCCGGCGGCGACGGGATCGATGTCGACGGGATCGTCGACCGACTCTTCGATCACGGCGCGCTCGAGATTGCTGCCGACCGCGAGCGAGTCGCCGCATTTGTCGGTCGACTCACCGGCCGCGACGGCGGGGACGGCGAGGACATGCTGCCGGCCGACCGCGAACTGGCCGTCCTCGAGCGTGCCGACTGGCTCGTCACCGACGAGTTCGGCGCGACCGTCGCCGTCCGACAGGCCGACGCCGCCGACGACCTCGCGGCCAAGGCCCGGCCGGGCAAACCCGCGATCCGCATCGAGTGA